In Zingiber officinale cultivar Zhangliang chromosome 1A, Zo_v1.1, whole genome shotgun sequence, a genomic segment contains:
- the LOC122021386 gene encoding elongation factor P-like: protein MSSLHLFSPPSSSSSTAPLIRSPFPSSFIVPSHLSMARTRSVRCTPMRSKFSSSFPRIYAFSSNDIKVGSNIEVDGAPWRVLEFLHVKPGKGAAFVRTKVRNYLTGNTVEKTFRAGSTILEANIAKETKQFTYKDGAQFVFMDLTTFEEFRLTEADVGDKKKWLKEEMDCNLLFWNGRVIDFELPIIVKLTVVDVDPGLKGDTVQGGSKPATLDTGAVVNVPLFVSIGEEILVDTRTGQYTSRA, encoded by the exons ATGAGCTCCCTTCAcctcttctctcctccttcttcctcctcctctactGCTCCTCTTATTCGCAGTCCTTTTCCCTCCTCCTTCATCGTGCCTTCGCACCTCTCGATGGCGAGGACTCGCTCCGTCCGCTGCACGCCCATGCGCTCCAAGTTCTCCTCCTCTTTCCCCC GAATCTACGCCTTCTCGAGCAACGACATCAAGGTAGGATCCAACATCGAAGTCGATGGTGCTCCCTGGCGTGTTCTCG AATTTCTCCATGTCAAACCTGGAAAGGGGGCAGCTTTCGTGCGGACCAAAGTGCGTAACTACTTGACAGGCAACACAGTTGAGAAAACCTTCCGAGCTGGAAGCACG ATTCTAGAGGCAAATATTGCCAAGGAAACCAAACAGTTCACATACAAAGACGGCGCTCAATTTGTGTTCATGGATCTG ACAACTTTTGAGGAATTTCGTCTGACTGAGGCAGATGTTGGTGATAAAAAGAAATGGTTGAAAGAAGAAATGGACTGCAACTTGCTCTTCTGGAATGGACGG GTAATTGATTTTGAACTTCCCATCATAGTGAAGCTGACTGTGGTTGATGTGGATCCTGGTCTAAAAGGTGACACTGTACAAG GGGGATCAAAACCAGCAACTCTAGACACAGGTGCTGTTGTGAATGTGCCACTGTTTGTGAGCATTGGCGAAGAGATCTTAGTTGATACTAGAACCGGCCAGTATACAAGCCGAGCATAG
- the LOC122021397 gene encoding uncharacterized protein LOC122021397 → MLMDSEALKDFSFDKIGASESDEMEIIEMGSLIKLEEVASGGQEVCRRAPSIGCNYYSEGCDGAFIELIDGMEVCPATPSPDSESLDLSFSSDQSEEREAVSIAQTPLQNTFDPFAPAKEDLAVAPMKKTLKRIQIPHLRKLKFYEFLDSTHIECHVPEEGHLSELLSQSFFELIVSCQLQEISANNLLHHEQHSKYPNTPLSLPLLTGVAETCPPAPKREPARSTKLDPGICRQLDFPDDDMAG, encoded by the coding sequence ATGCTGATGGATTCTGAAGCACTCAAAGATTTCTCCTTTGACAAAATTGGAGCTTCTGAATCGGATGAAATGGAGATCATTGAGATGGGGTCTTTAATTAAGTTGGAAGAAGTGGCAAGTGGTGGGCAAGAAGTTTGCCGCCGTGCTCCCTCGATCGGGTGTAATTACTATTCTGAAGGTTGTGATGGTGCATTCATTGAACTCATTGATGGAATGGAAGTTTGTCCTGCAACCCCGTCTCCTGATAGTGAGAGTTTGGATCTTTCATTCTCTTCTGATCAATCTGAGGAACGTGAGGCCGTTTCCATTGCCCAAACCCCATTACAAAACACCTTCGATCCATTTGCTCCTGCCAAAGAAGATCTAGCTGTTGCCCCCATGAAGAAAACTCTGAAGAGAATTCAAATTCCTCACCTGCGGAAGCTGAAATTTTATGAATTTCTTGATTCCACTCATATAGAATGCCATGTTCCTGAAGAAGGTCACCTTTCAGAATTACTTTCTCAATCGTTCTTCGAACTAATTGTTTCGTGCCAGTTGCAGGAGATATCTGCAAACAATCTGTTGCATCATGAGCAACATTCCAAATATCCCAATACGCCACTGTCATTACCTTTACTAACAGGTGTTGCAGAGACATGCCCACCTGCTCCTAAGAGAGAACCGGCAAGATCAACAAAATTAGATCCCGGAATATGCCGACAGCTTGACTTCCCCGACGACGACATGGCTGGATGA